A section of the Thermotoga caldifontis AZM44c09 genome encodes:
- a CDS encoding ABC transporter ATP-binding protein — translation MEMLRTEQLKSYYVLEIFGRKRIIKAVDDVSLSVDENQIYGIAGESGCGKSTLLKAIFAAIEPPQKIFGGRLYYFVDGQAVDVYSLSEEERRKLRWRFISYVPQGSMSVLNPVVKIKETFKDFIESHVKGKTKDEAYEMAKVHIRELGLPVTLLDAYPHQLSGGMRQRVTIALATVLSPKVIMADEPTTALDVVTQRGVIQLLRDIQKANRNTLILVTHDMGVHANISDRIAIMYAGKIIEEGPTEAIFNNPTHPYTRYLIRSLPKFGDRMRRESVPGSPPSLEKLPSGCAFHPRCPHVFDRCTEETPALIECEKDHMAACWLVQEGKR, via the coding sequence ATGGAAATGTTGAGGACGGAGCAGCTCAAATCTTATTATGTGCTGGAGATCTTCGGCCGGAAAAGAATCATCAAAGCTGTGGACGATGTGAGTTTGTCCGTCGATGAGAATCAGATCTACGGCATAGCGGGGGAGAGTGGCTGTGGTAAGAGCACGCTTTTGAAAGCCATCTTCGCTGCGATAGAGCCACCACAGAAGATATTCGGTGGAAGGCTTTACTACTTCGTCGACGGGCAGGCCGTGGACGTGTATTCACTCAGCGAGGAGGAAAGGAGGAAGCTTCGCTGGAGATTCATCTCGTACGTTCCACAGGGTTCCATGAGCGTGCTGAATCCGGTTGTGAAGATAAAGGAAACCTTCAAGGATTTCATTGAAAGTCACGTGAAAGGAAAAACGAAAGACGAAGCATACGAAATGGCGAAAGTTCACATAAGGGAGCTCGGATTGCCCGTCACGTTGCTGGACGCCTATCCTCACCAGCTCTCTGGGGGCATGAGGCAGAGGGTGACCATTGCACTGGCAACGGTCCTGTCACCTAAGGTGATCATGGCAGACGAGCCGACGACGGCGCTCGACGTCGTGACCCAGAGGGGTGTCATACAGCTTCTGAGGGATATTCAGAAGGCCAACAGGAACACGCTGATTCTGGTCACGCACGATATGGGCGTGCACGCCAACATTTCGGACAGGATAGCGATCATGTACGCGGGTAAGATCATCGAAGAAGGACCCACCGAAGCGATCTTCAACAATCCCACGCATCCTTACACCAGGTATCTGATACGTTCCCTGCCGAAGTTTGGAGACAGAATGAGGAGAGAGAGTGTCCCAGGCAGTCCTCCTTCTTTGGAGAAGCTCCCGAGCGGTTGCGCGTTCCACCCGAGGTGCCCACACGTCTTCGACAGGTGCACTGAGGAAACGCCAGCACTCATCGAATGTGAAAAAGACCACATGGCAGCCTGCTGGCTCGTTCAGGAGGGAAAGAGATGA
- a CDS encoding ABC transporter ATP-binding protein codes for MSLLQVKRLTKVFTIGSIFSRLKILAVDNVTFEINEAEIFTLAGESGCGKTTTARIILGFEEPTSGEIHYKGKRIDNLKTEERRRLLKEIQAVFQNPFSTFNPLRKVESYFYDTLFNLGVAQEREEARRIIEEKLEAVGIAFEEFCEKYPSEFSGGQLQRISIARALLTNPKLLVADEPVSMVDASLRMSIVNLFKDLRDKYGLSVLYITHDLATAYYVSDRMAIMFRGEIVELGPAEKVLQEPKHPYTRLLRESVPEPDPSRRWTTKVVLADQEHEEYLRTGCKFAGRCPNAMEICKKESPPYFEVNGVQVKCFLYR; via the coding sequence ATGAGCCTGTTGCAAGTGAAGAGACTGACGAAAGTTTTCACCATAGGAAGCATTTTTTCGAGATTGAAGATTCTCGCGGTTGATAACGTGACGTTCGAGATCAACGAGGCGGAGATATTCACGCTCGCCGGAGAGAGTGGATGTGGCAAGACGACGACCGCGAGGATCATCCTTGGCTTTGAAGAGCCAACATCGGGAGAGATCCACTACAAGGGAAAGAGGATAGACAATCTGAAAACGGAGGAGAGAAGACGGCTTTTGAAAGAGATACAGGCGGTGTTTCAGAACCCGTTCTCCACTTTCAATCCGCTCAGAAAGGTCGAGAGCTATTTCTACGACACGTTGTTCAATCTCGGTGTGGCTCAAGAACGAGAAGAAGCGAGAAGGATCATAGAAGAAAAGCTCGAGGCCGTGGGTATAGCCTTCGAGGAATTCTGTGAAAAGTATCCGAGCGAGTTCTCCGGAGGACAGCTCCAGAGAATCTCCATCGCGAGGGCACTCCTCACGAATCCGAAACTGCTCGTGGCGGACGAGCCCGTGTCCATGGTGGACGCGTCTCTGAGGATGTCCATAGTGAACCTGTTCAAAGATCTGAGAGACAAGTACGGTTTGAGCGTGCTGTACATCACACACGATCTCGCCACAGCTTACTACGTGAGCGATCGAATGGCGATAATGTTCCGCGGCGAGATCGTCGAGCTCGGTCCTGCAGAAAAAGTGTTGCAGGAGCCGAAACATCCTTACACGCGTCTGCTCCGAGAATCGGTGCCAGAGCCCGATCCATCCAGACGCTGGACGACGAAGGTGGTCCTCGCGGATCAGGAGCACGAAGAGTATCTGAGAACAGGGTGCAAGTTCGCTGGAAGGTGTCCGAACGCTATGGAAATCTGCAAGAAGGAATCACCTCCTTATTTTGAGGTCAATGGGGTCCAGGTGAAATGTTTCCTGTACAGATGA